The Choristoneura fumiferana chromosome 5, NRCan_CFum_1, whole genome shotgun sequence region TTTATTGCAAGGGTTCTTTTAACTGCCATCTATTCAAATCATGTATCGCCAAAGAAGTTTTATTTCCTATAAAACCACCATAATTTGAGTCTTCAATCGTATTTTTACATGTTTTGCTTGGCTGTGGAATAAGCTGAATAGCTCTTTATATTGACATGTGTGTAAGCCGTAAAACTTGAACTGGgtgatattaaattaatatgaatctgtagaataaattaagtaataaaatatttttacaatttatcattatttttattccaaaagtCCAAAGTAGAATCATATTCACAAAGTAAACGCTGGAAATTTAGCTTCAGAGACTCGTAGTAGGTCTTCCGCCAAGTAAAGACGTCCTGTTAGCCCCTCATAAAGGGAGGCGGGGCGGTCAGGCGCGTGCAGCTCTGTGCCGGGGCGCTCCAGTGCGCACCACTCCATAAAGCAGCATGCCCGGTATAAATGTACTGGTTTCTGGACAAACAAATTGAAGCCCTTATTTAATTCGTcatcagctaaatatgtggtctacaaccctaaagttgataatcgtttgcatgccataaaacaatgCCAATAgccgtgtctgtcaacttgaataTTCGACTTTAGtgtcatatttatttgataggaacttgtttaaaaattgatagaccacttaatTGGCTGATGGTATCAGTTTCCGTTATGAAGTCGATTTACTTTTCGTCTATGCGAGTACCACCACAAAATGTTTTGTGTGAATTCAAGCTGAACATGAAGTTGATAGAAAGGGGTgttattagtataataaaaacaagttaCACGTTTGTCTGACCTGTTGTGTCGTATGATCGTATCGGTTCAGAAATGCGGagctactccgaaatttgaaaatcgaagctcgtaCCACGTCTCACTCTCGCATTTAAATACTATTAAAGTGAGCGCGACAACAAAAAATTTCGTAGTTGGTATAAGGCCTGTATCGGTTTCACATCTTTAATATGAGAGGGAAGTCAGCAGTGctggattagcccataagcaaattaagcaattgcttagggcatcacgtcaGGTCGCGGGGGGCACCGTAAACAgcacccaaaaaaaaattactagcaCATAAAAGGCTAGTTACGGTTTGCTTGGGGCATCAAATACTCTTTATCCAGCACTGGAAGTCAGGGAAGAGAACAAGCCTTCACAACGACATCTTTAATTAAATATCACCATATTAAATCTACTACGCAAAAGATTTCGTTCTGACACGTCATATtaggaaaaatataaattcagCTAACTAACTTATTTGATCAACAATAATGCTCAACCTTAGTTGCCTGGTAAAGCTGGATGAAAGCATACGCGTTGCCGCTAACGCCATGACAGATACTGTAACCTTTAGTACTCAGACCTCGTTCCCATATGACTTCGCCGCATTGCAATGCTATTCTCAAGTAGTTGTCATCGTCAAACAcctgaaataatttaataaatatattttgtgaTGTATTTAAATTCttcggggctgtttcaccattcattgattagtgttaactgacggttaaatgtgatgcagtctctatttgttttgttcgaatagacggagacggcatcccatttaaccgtcagttaacactaatcaatggatggtgaaacagccctgtCTAGTTAAAAAAGTCCCGAAAATACGCAAACTTGTAACATGCAcagtgaaaatataataaatatttagcaaAGGTAGCTCAACAGTGACAGAGCTCTAATCTTCATgacacttatttaatttaacttaaaaaaagatcatagtacaattttttaatacaagctttttgctgactacattttgttgactgtacttgcattgtcatccaatttaaatttctgtactaaatttcaagttgtTGCCATTAACTtgaccgttgaggagttccgtcctgcggagacgatcctggctagaccCCCAGGGTGTCACTACGagattaatgtattgtcaccagataagtatgccaaaattcaagtcaattcgaccactggaagtgggtcaaattaagCTCGCAAGATTTGACTTgcacatacattgcaagttaaataaaagcttgtaataataggtaggtaccttatgGGCTAATAGACACAGCGGTACAAATCCAGGAGCTCCGTGACACCACTGCACCAGTCGATCCCCAGAACCACTACCCAAAGATGATGGGAAATTGCCACTTGGAAACTTGTGATTTATTAACCACTCCAGTGTAGGTTTGATGAAACTGCGCAACTCAATCATTGATATATATGGTTGAGCCTGTAATGGGTAGATTTTGTGCAGACAATTCAATTACGATAGGTACTTACCACTAGGAATAAGACTGCACAtaaataggtaccatcagccaaataagtggtctatcaatttttaaacaagttcctgtcaaatgaatatgtcgctaaagtcgaactttcaagttgacagacacatctattggccttactgttttatgacatgcaaacggttatcaactttagggtggtagaacacatatttggctgatggtacatacagcCGAAAATTAGTTTTCCCTTACAATATTTTGCGAAAGCGTAGGTAAGCAGTAAAAGGTAGGTAGATACAAAATCCCCACTATCcctatccctactaatattataaatacgaaagtaactctgtctgtctgtctgttacgctttcacgtcgaaaccactgtaccgattttgatgaaatttggtatagagatagtttgaaccAATAGATTGAGATTTAAGATTATTGCCACAGCAacataacctagatccgcgcaaaCGAAGTTGCGAACATAAGCTAtgatgttaaataaaatcttaaatgttAGGGCtatgaatccatactaatattataaatgctaaagtaactgtctgtctgtctgctgaATCTTTATGAAACTTAGCAATGAGGCACTTCATCccacaaatattataaacgcgaaagtttgtaagtctgtatgttacttcattacgtctaaactgaaccgatttagatgaaatttggttacagatagtttgagtcccagagaaaaatgttatcccggaaaattgcatagttccagtgggattgcgataaacgaattctacgcagatggagtcgcaAGTAACAGCTAGTCTTTTATAGATGCTGTCGCTAGTTTGCGGCACacattgattttattaatgCATTATTATGTTGCGGGTCTAAGTTTCAACAAGCTAttgttaaaataatatcaatttGTACCTGTAATAGCATATACAAAATTCCAGCTATACCATGAGCTCCGCCAAAATATATCTTCTCATGCCATTGCCAAAGCAGAGGACTCTCTGACTTCATAAGCATCGAATACTGTTTGCC contains the following coding sequences:
- the LOC141428147 gene encoding glutathione S-transferase LANCL1-like isoform X1, which gives rise to MAPKGSFENNFANYSEEAASHILNKTKDGISEKFEVKLRNFKTTKLQLLTTKMGSDIYHDSTVYTGSAGLALYYFMSSLGKNEVSHETLKNAIPYLDLENLKGRKISFLCGDAGPLALATVISYRLGSRKNELPDYKSLVQRLMALSSLLNDSPDEVLYGKSGYLFALLFVNKHIPGKEVIPSNHIEKVISSILKSGKQYSMLMKSESPLLWQWHEKIYFGGAHGIAGILYMLLQAQPYISMIELRSFIKPTLEWLINHKFPSGNFPSSLGSGSGDRLVQWCHGAPGFVPLCLLAHKVFDDDNYLRIALQCGEVIWERGLSTKGYSICHGVSGNAYAFIQLYQATKKPVHLYRACCFMEWCALERPGTELHAPDRPASLYEGLTGRLYLAEDLLRVSEAKFPAFTL